The Planktothrix agardhii NIES-204 genomic interval GCATTAGATGTTAAACAAGCCCGTTTAGCCGTTCGTTATATTCCTGACCGTCCGGGGATGGCGGCAAGAATATTCTCCCTTTTAGCCAACCATAATATTAGTGTGGATATGATTATTCAATCCCAACGCTGTCATCAAATTAATGGGATTTTAACTAGAGATATTGCCTTTACCGTTGCCCAGGGAGACGCCGATGAATCTCAACAAATTTTAGAACAAGCCGTATCTGAATTAGGCTGTGGTGAAATTGTTGTGAATAAATCCATTGCTAAACTGAGTGTGGTGGGTTCAGGAATGTTAAATCATCCGGGGGTGGCTGCTAAAATGTTTGAGGCTTTAGCTAATAAAAATATTAATATTTCTATGATTGCTACTTCTGAAATTAAAGTCAGTTGTTTAGTGGATGAAGACCAAGGCATAGAAGCCTTAAAAGCGGTTCATGAAGTCTTTGAATTATCGGGGGAGCGAACCTTTATTGTTCCTGAACGCGCTCCTGTTGCTTAATATGATTCCCCCTTGATTATAGCAGGGCTGTTTCATTTTTCCTTCGTTTAAGACCTAACCCCCCGACCCCCTTCCCTCGCAGGGAAGGGGGAGAAGAATTATTCTCCCCTCTCCTTGTAGGAGAGGGGTTGGGGGAGAGGTCACACAAGTTTGTGATCAAAAATGAAACAGCCCTAGATCATGGAGGATATAAAAATAATCTAATTTCTTTTGTGAGTTTAAATCAGATGATTAATCTTTTTATTGAACCTTTGCAGTATAGTTTTATGCAGCGATCGCTAACCGTAGCGATTTTAGTTGGTATTATTTGTGCCGTTGTCGGTAGCTATTTAATGGTGCAACGACTGGCATTATTAGGAGATGCCATTAGTCATTCGGTCTTACCCGGTTTAGCGATCGCATTTATCCTCAATGCTAATATCTTTATCGGGGCTTTTATTGCTGGGATTATAAGTACAATTTGCATGAATATTATTAGAACCTATTCCCGAATTAAAGAAGATGCCGCGATGGGAATAGTATTTTCTGCCTTCTTTGCTTTAGGAATAACCTTAATTACTTTAGTTCAAAAAGACAATAAAATTGACTTAAATCATTTTCTATTTGGTAATATTCTCGGAGTAACAGGAGAGGATGTTAGGGATACATTTATTATTGCTATGATTATCCTAACAGTAGTCACCTTAATCTATAAAGAACTACTGTTTTATACCTTCGATCCCCTGGGTGCAGAAGCCACAGGTTTACCCGTTAATCTGCTCAATTTAGGATTAATGGGATTAATTGCCTTAACCATTGTTGCCAGTTTAAAAGCCGTCGGTGTTATCCTAGTATTATCCCTATTAATTACTCCCGCAGCCACAGCTTATTTATTAGTAGAACGTCTGCATTTAGTCATGATATTAGGAGTAATAATTGGGGTAATTTCCAGTATTAGCGGAATGTACCTCAGTTACTTTTATAACCTCCCTTCCGGCCCAGCCATTGTGTTAGTAACATCGAGTCTATTTATCCTAGTATTTTTATTCAGTCCCACCCAAGGATTATTAAGAATAAAACCTTACAAGTAGGGAATGGGGAATGGGTAATAGGTAATAGGTAATAGTAAATTATCCCCCGCCAACAATAGTTACTATTTCCAAGATATCCCCAGGTTGGATTTCGGTAGTTTCCCAAAATTGGTGATGGAGAATTTCACCATTATATTCTATGGCAATTAAACGAGAATTTAAACCTTGTTCTTGTAAAAACTGGGGAAGTTTTAACCCCGAAGAACAGGTTTTTAATTCCCCATTAACTTTAACCGTCATTGTTTCTTTCATGCTTAATTTTCGGTTAATTAGGTAAAACTTTGTGGGTGCGGAGGTTTCTAACCCGATGCAATTGGGATAAAAAATATTGAGTGACTAAAGTAGGTTGTTCAGCGTTCATAATCGAACGTACAACGGCAACCCGTTCGCACCCGGTCGCCATCACATCATCAAAATTATTCATATCAATTCCACCAATAGCGAACCAAGGAAGGGTAGAATTTTTAACCGCATGACGAACATATTCTAAGCCCGCAGCCGCCTTCCCTGCCTTGGTAGGAGTCTCATAAACCGGGCCGACCCCGATATAATCTGCACCCTCTTGAATGGCTCGTTTCATGTCTTCAGGACTATGGGTAGAACGACCAATTAATCGTTGAGGGCCAAGGACTTGTCGGGCTAATTGAATCGGGATATCGTCTTGGCCTAAATGAACTCCATCGGCGTCAACGGCGACGGCAAGATCGACCCGATCATTAACTAAGAATAAAGCATCATAGCGATGACAGAGTTGACATAATTTCTGTGCAGTTTTTAATCGAATTTCGTCATTAGAAGTCTTATCCCGATATTGAACTAAAGTTAATCCTCCTTGTAGGGCTGCTTCGACAATGGCGAATAATTTTTCCCCGGGGGAAGTAACTAAATAGAGATAGGAATTTTGTAAAACCTTATGACGTTCATGGGCGAGTAAACGGCTTTCTAAGGTATAAACTTGATAGCGCATTTGTTTAAAGGTGCGCCCCATTTCGGGATGATATAATTTCCCGTATTCTTCAAGCACTCTTAAGGCTTCTTGTACCCGACAGAAATTGGCTTGTAACAGTTGTTCAATACCTGACCGTTGTTCTTCTTGGGGATGGGTTAATTCTGTGCCAGGATCATCAGTGGTATTACGATAGGAACGTAAGGACATCGTATGCCAACGGGCGATTTCTTGGCGCAGATGTTTACATTCTTCCGCGAGTTCCCCACTATTTAACCCAAACCGACACCACTCCTCGATAATTCTCAAGCCCTCCCGGGTGCGGTCTAGGTTAGCATCTAAAATCCGATAAAGAATCGGCTGTGCTAGGGGAGTGTATTGTTGATCCATTCAATGTTCCTCTGTTGTGTAATTTGGTGAGATTCGGGGTATAATTCCCCCAGTTCGATTTTAATGCTGGGTGCGTGTGAACAAGGTTCAAAATTCTTAACAGCCAAAATGTTAAGTTTAAGGTAAAATTGAGGCTGATTTGACGCAAATGACATTTTAAACTAAATTCAGTCCGTCAGACTCCTTGAATTTCTCCTCCCGGTTGTAGTGCTTCAGCACATCCATAATTAATGAGAAGATGCGCTGAAGCGCAACAACGGTTAATCAATATCAGTTTTATCTCCCCCCCCCCAACAATGACAAGGTTATCTGATATTTCTCAACTTGGTTCATCTTTTCCCCGAACTGCGATCGCATTGACTTCTCCATTTTCATTAATGGTACTGCGATCTTTTTCGCCATTTTTATTAATCAGTTTGGGATTAGGACTATTTAACCCCCTCTGC includes:
- a CDS encoding hypothetical protein (ABC-3), producing MGERSHKFVIKNETALDHGGYKNNLISFVSLNQMINLFIEPLQYSFMQRSLTVAILVGIICAVVGSYLMVQRLALLGDAISHSVLPGLAIAFILNANIFIGAFIAGIISTICMNIIRTYSRIKEDAAMGIVFSAFFALGITLITLVQKDNKIDLNHFLFGNILGVTGEDVRDTFIIAMIILTVVTLIYKELLFYTFDPLGAEATGLPVNLLNLGLMGLIALTIVASLKAVGVILVLSLLITPAATAYLLVERLHLVMILGVIIGVISSISGMYLSYFYNLPSGPAIVLVTSSLFILVFLFSPTQGLLRIKPYK
- the thiE gene encoding thiamine-phosphate pyrophosphorylase — encoded protein: MDQQYTPLAQPILYRILDANLDRTREGLRIIEEWCRFGLNSGELAEECKHLRQEIARWHTMSLRSYRNTTDDPGTELTHPQEEQRSGIEQLLQANFCRVQEALRVLEEYGKLYHPEMGRTFKQMRYQVYTLESRLLAHERHKVLQNSYLYLVTSPGEKLFAIVEAALQGGLTLVQYRDKTSNDEIRLKTAQKLCQLCHRYDALFLVNDRVDLAVAVDADGVHLGQDDIPIQLARQVLGPQRLIGRSTHSPEDMKRAIQEGADYIGVGPVYETPTKAGKAAAGLEYVRHAVKNSTLPWFAIGGIDMNNFDDVMATGCERVAVVRSIMNAEQPTLVTQYFLSQLHRVRNLRTHKVLPN
- the thiS gene encoding thiamine biosynthesis protein, giving the protein MKETMTVKVNGELKTCSSGLKLPQFLQEQGLNSRLIAIEYNGEILHHQFWETTEIQPGDILEIVTIVGGG